In Dromiciops gliroides isolate mDroGli1 chromosome 5, mDroGli1.pri, whole genome shotgun sequence, the following are encoded in one genomic region:
- the BCDIN3D gene encoding LOW QUALITY PROTEIN: RNA 5'-monophosphate methyltransferase (The sequence of the model RefSeq protein was modified relative to this genomic sequence to represent the inferred CDS: deleted 9 bases in 7 codons), which produces MAAPSPAGGGGCEPTKKRVAEQGFLEPGAAPYGNFPCYFSRVHPPEQRFRLLPPALLQQLFPPEPRSRGRCWGLDVGCNSGAEALALYRHLLSLEEGEICRSSSRDLRFLCCDIEPVWVERAEKDCPFPEAMSFVTLDIMDPQTRSPSLSSFLNQFGRSRQAFDIVFLCPSPCGFHLNHGDNGLFAFLAHLASLCLVSGRPGEPQPWKCYRAAAMRAFSKLGRHNFDRPFVLLAMCVVTWPDHIIQILKTMTHIHELVCCFGSTSWDRSLLLFRGEPTMLNLPILVTKMKHDEQR; this is translated from the exons ATGGCGGCGCCCAGTCCTGCAGGTGGCGGAGGCTGCGAACCGACGAAGAAGCGGGTAGCCGAACAAGGGTTCTTGGAGCCTGGAGCTGCCCCGTACGGAAACTTCCCCTGTTACTTCTCCCGC GTCCACCCGCCCGAGCAGCGCTTTCGCCTCTTGCCCCCGGCGCTGTTGCAGCAGCTGTTTCCCCCA GAGCCCCGATCCCGCGGCCGCTGCTGGGGGCTCGATGTGGGCTGTAACTCCGGGG CTGAGGCATTGGCTCTATACAGACACCTCCTCTCACTTGAAGAGGGAGAGATCTGCCGCAGT TCCAGTAGAGACCTTCGCTTCCTTTGCTGT GACATTGAACCTGTCTGGGTGGAGCGAGCTGAG AAAGACTGCCCCTTTCCTGAAGCTATGTCCTTTGTTACCTTGGACATCATGGATCCCCAGACCCGG AGCCCCAGTTTGAGTTCCTTCCTGAACCAGTTTGGCCGCTCCAGGCAGGCCTTTGATATAGTCTTCTTATGTCCATCACCATGTGGATTCCACCTGAACCATGGGGACAATGGCTTA TTCGCCTTCCTGGCCCATCTTGCCTCTCTCTGCCTGGTCTCTGGCCGTCCTGGTGAACCACAGCCTTGGAAGTGTTACCGGGCAGCTGCCATGCGGGCCTTCAGCAAACTGGGCCGCCATAACTTTGACCGACCTTTCGTTCTTCTTGCCATGTGCGTGGTGACATGGCCTGACCATATCATTCAGATTCTTAAGACAATGACGCATATACATGAGCTGGTGTGCTGCTTTGGTAGCACTAGCTGGGACCGAAGTCTTTTGCTCTTCAGGGGCGAACCAACCATGCTGAACCTCCCCATCCTTGTAACCAAGATGAAACATGATGAACAGAGGTAG